In Prunus dulcis chromosome 1, ALMONDv2, whole genome shotgun sequence, the following are encoded in one genomic region:
- the LOC117622609 gene encoding probable inactive serine/threonine-protein kinase fnkC, with protein MTSLNFDEQDGILRTISDAPPTHYTIKIQSLSLLSKHSLEKYESGEFEAGGYKWKLVFYPNGNKRRNVTEHISLNLVLAGANGPQTCWEVHAAFRLFLLDQNTGTYFALQEQNERRFHGMKLDWGFDKFLSLKAFTDASNGFVVEDTCVFGAEVLVRKERSTCKGECLSMIKDAIMYKHVWKIDNFSKLNAESYDSQTFIAGDQKWKIKLYPMGRDGAASGHLSLYLALADPTSLPPTSKIYAQYTLRLLNQDYSSSNREYKVSWWFSASSPMQGWPRFITVTWFKTTSHRFLLNDSCTVEAEVTVHGTASALE; from the exons ATGACTAGTCTTAACTTCGATGAACAAGACG GGATTTTGAGAACAATTTCTGATGCGCCACCAACTCATTACACGATCAAAATACAGTCGCTTTCATTGCTGTCCAAACATTCACTGGAGAAATATGAATCAGGGGAGTTTGAAGCTGGAGGATACAAATG GAAACTGGTTTTCTATCCAAATGGAAACAAGAGGAGGAATGTGACAGAGCACATCTCTCTCAACTTAGTATTGGCTGGAGCAAATGGCCCCCAGACTTGTTGGGAAGTGCATGCTGCTTTCAGGTTGTTTTTGCTTGATCAGAATACTGGCACGTACTTTGCTCTTCAAG AACAAAATGAAAGGCGCTTCCATGGGATGAAGTTAGACTGGGGATTTGATAAATTCCTCTCCCTCAAAGCCTTTACTGACGCTTCCAATGGATTTGTCGTGGAAGACACCTGCGTGTTTGGAGCGGAGGTCCTTGTTCGTAAAGAAAGAAGCACATGCAAAGGAGAGTGTCTATCAATGATCAAGGATGCCATTATGTACAAGCATGTTTGGAAAATTGACAACTTCTCAAAGTTAAACGCGGAGAGCTATGACTCACAAACATTCATTGCTGGAGACCAAAAATG GAAGATAAAACTGTATCCCATGGGAAGAGACGGTGCGGCGAGTGgccatctctctctttatttGGCATTAGCTGATCCGACATCTCTGCCTCCTACCTCTAAAATATATGCACAGTATACCCTGCGCCTCCTAAATCAAGACTACAGCAGCTCTAACCGTGAATATAAAG TTAGCTGGTGGTTCAGTGCCTCCAGTCCCATGCAGGGCTGGCCGAGATTCATTACAGTCACATGGTTTAAAACCACGAGCCACAGGTTCTTGTTGAACGACAGTTGTACCGTGGAGGCAGAGGTCACTGTGCATGGAACTGCTAGTGCGCTAGagtaa
- the LOC117622618 gene encoding BTB/POZ and MATH domain-containing protein 3-like produces the protein MSMNNLNFDDQYGILRTFSDSMPTHYTFKIQSFSLMSKHSLERYESEEFEAGGYKWKLAFYPNGNKSKNVKDHISLYLVLAGANGPQTCWEVYAAFRLFLLDQNNGKYLALEEEQKERCFHGIKLDWGFDQFLSQKDFTDASNGFLVDDACVFGAEVFVRKERSTCKGECLSMIKDAVMYKHVWKIENFSKLDEESYDSETFIAGDQKWKIEFYPEGRDDGKGSHLSIDLALADTTSLSPTSKLYAQFTLRLVDPVYSHRHFEYGTKATWWFSASSPKRGWPKFITLGIFSDESLGYLENDSTIVEAEVTVLGTASALD, from the exons ATGAGCATGAATAACCTTAACTTCGATGACCAATACG GGATTTTGAGAACATTTTCTGATTCAATGCCAACTCATTACACGTTCAAAATACAGTCGTTTTCATTGATGTCCAAACATTCACTGGAGAGATATGAATCGGAGGAGTTTGAAGCTGGAGGATACAAATG GAAACTGGCTTTCTATCCAAACGGAAACAAGAGCAAGAATGTGAAAGATCACATCTCTCTCTACTTAGTATTGGCTGGAGCAAATGGCCCCCAGACCTGTTGGGAAGTGTATGCTGCTTTCAGGTTGTTTTTACTTGATCAGAACAATGGCAAGTACTTGGCTCTTGAAG aagaacaaaaggaaaggTGCTTCCATGGGATTAAGCTTGACTGGggatttgatcaatttctctctcaaaaagATTTCACTGATGCTTCCAATGGATTTCTTGTGGATGACGCCTGTGTGTTTGGAGCAGAGGTCTTTGTtcgaaaagaaagaagcacaTGCAAAGGAGAGTGTCTATCAATGATCAAGGATGCCGTTATGTACAAGCATGTttggaaaattgaaaacttttcaaaattaGATGAGGAGAGCTACGACTCAGAAACATTCATTGCTGGAGACCAGAAATG GAAGATAGAGTTCTATCCCGAGGGAAGAGACGATGGGAAGGGTAGCCATCTTTCTATTGATTTGGCATTGGCTGATACCACATCTCTGTCTCCTACCTCTAAATTATATGCACAGTTTACCCTTCGCCTCGTAGATCCAGTGTACAGCCACCGTCACTTTGAATATGGTACTAAAG CTACTTGGTGGTTCAGTGCCTCCAGTCCAAAGCGAGGCTGGCCGAAATTCATTACACTGGGAATTTTCAGTGATGAGAGCTTGGGGTATTTGGAGAATGATAGTACCATTGTGGAGGCAGAGGTCACTGTGCTTGGAACTGCTAGTGCGCTAGactaa
- the LOC117622627 gene encoding BTB/POZ and MATH domain-containing protein 6-like, which translates to MMTSLNFDAQDGILRSFSDAPPTHYTVKIQSLSLLAKNSLEKYESGDFEAGGYKWKLVFYPNGNKGRNVKDHISLYLVMSGANASQISREVYAVFRLFLLDQNKGNYLVLQEQNERRFHAMKLDWGFDQFLSQKSFTEASNGFLLDDTSVFGAEIFVCKERSTCKGECLSMVKDAVMYKHVWKIDNFSKLDAEFYDSKTFISGDQKWKIQLYPKGKGNGIGTHLSLYLALADPKSLPPGSKIYADFTLRILDQVNARHQLGKGNFWFSASNPEWGWWRFITLGFLSQAGMGFLSKDTCIVEAEVTVHGNSNAL; encoded by the exons ATGATGACTAGTCTTAACTTCGATGCCCAAGATG GGATTTTGAGAAGCTTTTCGGATGCCCCACCGACTCATTACACAGTAAAAATACAGTCCCTTTCATTGCTGGCCAAAAATTCTTTGGAGAAATATGAATCGGGGGACTTTGAAGCTGGAGGGTACAAATG GAAACTGGTTTTCTATCCAAATGGAAACAAGGGCAGGAATGTGAAAGATCACATCTCTCTCTACTTGGTAATGTCTGGTGCAAATGCTTCCCAGATTTCTCGGGAAGTGTATGCTGTTTTCAGGTTGTTTTTACTTGATCAGAATAAGGGCAACTACTTGGTTCTTCAAG AACAAAATGAAAGGCGCTTCCATGCGATGAAGCTCGATTGGGGATTTGATCAGTTCCTCTCTCAGAAATCTTTTACTGAAGCTTCCAATGGATTTCTCTTAGATGACACCAGTGTGTTTGGAGCAGAGATCTTTGTTTGTAAAGAGAGAAGTACATGCAAAGGAGAGTGTCTATCAATGGTAAAAGATGCCGTGATGTACAAGCATGTTTGGAAAATTGACAACTTCTCGAAGTTAGATGCGGAATTCTATGACTCAAAAACGTTCATTTCTGGAGACCAGAAATG GAAGATTCAACTCTATCCCAAGGGAAAAGGCAATGGAATTGGTACTcatctttctctttatttGGCATTGGCTGATCCAAAATCTCTTCCTCCAGGCTCTAAAATCTATGCAGATTTTACGCTACGGATCCTGGACCAAGTGAATGCAAGGCATCAGCTTGGTAAAG GCAACTTCTGGTTCAGCGCCTCAAATCCGGAGTGGGGTTGGTGGAGATTCATAACGCTGGGATTTCTCAGCCAAGCAGGCATGGGGTTTTTGTCGAAGGATACTTGCATCGTGGAAGCAGAGGTCACTGTCCATGGAAATTCTAATGCCCTGTAG
- the LOC117636766 gene encoding ubiquitin carboxyl-terminal hydrolase 13-like — translation MTTLIFDQDGLSRSLSNSPPTHYTLTIESFSMLTENSVDTYESGEFDAGGYKWKLVVYPNGNTKKNVEDHISVYLKMAEANSLQSGWEVSVDFRLFLLDQNKGLYLVLQDANMNKMCLHGAMLQVGFDRVIPLKAFSVASNGYLIDDTCVFGAEVFVCKERRAGKAECLSRIKKAFMNKHCWKIESFSTFKSQRLQSELFTAGGQKWKIELYPKGDDHGENTHVSVYLRIANPEKLSPGSQLLVEYTLRIRIIHGSVPRVRVGVGLVSLNGTVSKC, via the exons ATGACTACCCTTATATTTGACCAAGATG gtCTTTCAAGATCACTTTCAAATTCACCACCAACTCATTACACTCTAACAATAGAGTCATTTTCGATGCTAACTGAAAATTCAGTGGATACATATGAGTCTGGGGAGTTTGATGCTGGAGGATACAAATG GAAACTGGTGGTGTACCCAAATGGAAACACGAAGAAGAATGTAGAAGACCACATCTCTGTCTACTTAAAAATGGCAGAAGCAAATTCACTTCAGAGTGGTTGGGAAGTATCTGTTGATTTTAGATTGTTTTTGCTTGATCAGAATAAGGGACTCTACTTGGTTCTTCAGG ATGCTAATATGAACAAGATGTGCTTGCACGGGGCGATGCTCCAAGTGGGTTTTGATAGAGTAATCCCTCTGAAAGCATTTTCTGTTGCTTCCAATGGCTATCTCATTGATGATACTTGTGTTTTTGGAGCCGAGGTCTTCGTttgcaaagaaagaagagcGGGCAAGGCAGAGTGTCTGTCAAGGATCAAAAAGGCTTTTATGAACAAGCATTGTTGGAAGATTGAGAGTTTTTCAACGTTCAAATCCCAACGCTTGCAATCAGAACTATTCACTGCAGGAGGGCAGAAATG GAAGATAGAGCTCTATCCCAAGGGAGATGACCATGGAGAGAATACTCATGTTTCTGTTTACTTAAGAATAGCTAATCCAGAAAAGCTATCTCCTGGCTCCCAATTACTTGTAGAGTATACTCTGCGCATC CGAATCATTCATGGTTCAGTGCCTCGAGTCCGTGTTGGGGTTGGCCTTGTTTCATTAAATGGGACAGTTTCAAAATGTTAG
- the LOC117636845 gene encoding ubiquitin carboxyl-terminal hydrolase 13-like has product MKIQSFSSLNKNYVDSIESGEFEAGGHKWKLRLYPNGNLKKNVVDHISLYLFQIVLLDQNNGTYLVLEDANKKVECFHGKMPCSDFDQFIPLESFVEASNGYLIDDTCVFGAEVFASEGRIIGKGECISMINNPVMYKHVRKVDNFSKFYDSEPFIAGGHNG; this is encoded by the exons ATGAAAATACAGTCATTTTCATCACTGAACAAAAATTATGTGGATAGTATTGAGTCAGGGGAATTCGAAGCAGGAGGACACAAATG GAAACTGAGGTTGTATCCAAATGGAAACTTGAAGAAGAATGTGGTGGACCACATCTCTCTCTACCTTTTTCAGATTGTTTTGCTTGATCAAAATAACGGCACGTACTTGGTTCTTGAAG ATGCCAATAAAAAAGTAGAGTGTTTTCATGGGAAGATGCCTTGTTCGGATTTCGATCAATTTATCCCTCTAGAATCATTTGTGGAGGCTTCCAACGGATATCTCATTGATGACACCTGCGTGTTTGGAGCTGAGGTCTTTGCTTCTGAAGGAAGAATTATAGGCAAAGGAGAGTGTATATCAATGATCAATAATCCCGTTATGTACAAGCATGTTCGGAAGGTTGACAACTTTTCAAAGTTCTATGACTCAGAACCATTTATTGCTGGAGGCCACAACGGATAA
- the LOC117620149 gene encoding uncharacterized protein LOC117620149, whose translation MKIQSFSFLYKNNVASIESGDFEAGGYKWILRLYPNGDLKKNVVDHISFYLVISGSAYFQDGWELNAFFRLFLLDQIKGTYLVLEDANKKVKCFHGKMLYSGFDQFIPLESFVDPSNGYLIDDTCVFGAEVFVSEKSRIVREDCLSMIKNPVMYQHAWKIEKFSELKSGYFSEAFKAGDYKWKILIYPKGYGLGKGSHLSLYLGLSNPKTLPPGSGIFAAHCVRIVDQKHTKHVFVKGYNCFSASRLAQGCQRLIKLDLFRRAGSGFLKKDTCLVEAEVTVHGIAKAL comes from the exons ATGAAAATACAGTCTTTTTCATTCCTGTACAAAAATAATGTGGCTAGTATTGAGTCAGGGGATTTCGAAGCTGGAGGATACAAATG GATATTGAGGCTCTATCCAAATGGTGACTTGAAGAAGAATGTGGTGGACCACATCTCTTTCTACCTGGTAATCTCTGGATCAGCCTATTTCCAAGATGGTTGGGAACTTAATGCTTTTTTCAGATTGTTTTTGCTCGATCAGATAAAAGGCACCTACTTGGTACTTGAAG ATGCCAATAAAAAAGTAAAGTGTTTTCATGGGAAGATGCTTTATTCGGGTTTCGATCAATTTATCCCTCTGGAATCATTTGTGGATCCTTCCAATGGTTATCTCATTGATGACACCTGTGTGTTTGGAGCTGAGGtctttgtttctgaaaaaaGCAGAATAGTTAGAGAAGATTGCCTATCAATGATCAAGAATCCTGTCATGTACCAGCATGCTTGGAAGATTGAGAAGTTTTCAGAGTTAAAATCTGGATATTTCTCAGAAGCATTTAAAGCTGGTGACTACAAATG GAAGATACTTATCTATCCCAAGGGATATGGCCTTGGAAAGGGTAGTCATCTTTCTCTTTACTTGGGATTGTCTAATCCTAAAACCCTACCTCCTGGCTCTGGAATATTTGCAGCGCATTGTGTGCGCATTGTAGATCAAAAGCACACTAAGCATGTTTTCGTTAAAG GGTATAACTGCTTCAGTGCCTCGCGTCTGGCTCAGGGTTGTCAACGTCTCATTAAGCTGGACCTTTTCCGTCGGGCAGGCAGTGGTTTTTTGAAGAAGGATACTTGCTTAGTGGAGGCAGAGGTCACTGTACACGGAATTGCTAAAGCTCTTTAA